Proteins from one Halobacteriovoraceae bacterium genomic window:
- a CDS encoding hybrid sensor histidine kinase/response regulator, whose product MNKILFIDDEPEILSSYKNIFMPQMQNNKLDKLASEIFGESSIIETSKEEEFEVLVASQGEEGVNIVKKYSESFDKVKVVFIDMRMPPGINGQETAKKIRELDNNIEIVIVTAYSDTSLKEVVDYVGRPDKLLYLKKPFDNQEIQQFALSLSKKYDSEVIKDRFLSSVTHELKTPLSSILGFNQLILGENLDEEIRSCSMNIHSSAKYLNSLIDDLIKCMAIEKSEIFKTKQSIDTKDLILDLYKNYKPLMNSDLELKIHCDNSIHVTSSIDGIRECINQLIQNAIKFTPSGEIILGNGQHEGKSFIYIQDTGIGMSEEVQKNIFSVFERAETDHHNIQGLGLGLHIVKKILDYSRVTIDVYSEIDVGTCFKLIFPEEQ is encoded by the coding sequence ATGAATAAGATTCTATTTATAGATGATGAACCTGAGATTTTAAGTTCATATAAAAATATTTTTATGCCACAAATGCAAAATAATAAACTTGATAAGTTGGCAAGTGAGATTTTTGGAGAAAGTAGTATTATAGAAACATCAAAAGAAGAAGAATTTGAAGTTCTAGTGGCATCACAAGGAGAGGAAGGAGTAAATATTGTAAAAAAATACTCTGAAAGTTTTGATAAAGTAAAAGTTGTTTTCATAGATATGAGAATGCCTCCCGGGATTAACGGGCAAGAAACAGCTAAAAAGATTAGGGAATTAGATAACAATATTGAGATTGTGATTGTAACGGCCTATTCTGATACATCACTTAAAGAAGTAGTTGATTATGTCGGCCGTCCAGATAAACTTCTTTACTTGAAAAAACCTTTTGATAATCAAGAGATTCAACAATTTGCACTTTCATTATCTAAAAAATATGACAGTGAAGTTATCAAAGATCGCTTTTTATCTTCAGTAACACATGAATTAAAAACTCCATTATCTTCGATTCTAGGTTTTAATCAGCTCATCTTAGGTGAGAATTTAGATGAAGAAATAAGATCATGTTCAATGAATATACATTCATCGGCAAAATACCTGAATTCATTGATTGATGATCTAATAAAATGCATGGCCATAGAGAAATCCGAAATTTTTAAAACAAAACAATCTATAGATACAAAAGATCTCATTTTAGATTTATACAAAAATTACAAACCACTAATGAATTCAGATTTAGAGTTAAAAATTCACTGTGATAATTCAATTCATGTAACTAGTTCTATAGATGGGATAAGGGAATGTATTAATCAACTTATCCAAAACGCAATAAAATTCACTCCTTCTGGTGAAATCATACTTGGCAATGGACAGCATGAGGGAAAGAGTTTTATTTATATTCAGGACACTGGAATTGGGATGAGTGAAGAAGTACAGAAAAATATTTTCAGTGTATTTGAACGGGCCGAAACTGATCATCACAATATACAAGGTCTAGGATTAGGCCTGCATATTGTAAAAAAAATATTGGATTATTCTAGAGTCACGATAGATGTGTATTCGGAAATAGATGTTGGTACATGTTTTAAATTAATTTTTCCGGAGGAACAATGA
- a CDS encoding response regulator transcription factor, which translates to MEKILIIEDSDLTIGIIKKSLEGLFKLYFTSNAEDGLIFAREKRPDLIILDILLPDTSGFEVLSEIKTSKITKHIPVVLMSAKTGTVSRTTGYNLGAINYIEKPFSVSELLSIVKTTLRQTNTEHEFLEIENLKINQKKHLVYINGQKIKLTNSQYKLLFFLVKNLYVVFSRERLIEVVYAESDASSLRSIDNLISVIRKILDGSELKITTVYGKGYKLGLK; encoded by the coding sequence ATGGAAAAAATTTTAATTATTGAAGACAGTGATTTAACGATAGGGATTATTAAAAAATCACTCGAAGGCCTGTTTAAACTTTATTTTACCTCCAATGCGGAAGATGGGCTTATTTTTGCTCGTGAAAAACGTCCAGATTTAATTATCCTAGATATTCTATTACCTGACACAAGTGGTTTTGAAGTTTTATCTGAAATAAAAACGAGTAAAATTACAAAACATATACCCGTTGTATTGATGTCTGCAAAAACGGGAACAGTTTCAAGGACAACTGGCTATAATCTTGGGGCAATTAATTATATAGAAAAGCCTTTCTCTGTCTCTGAGCTTTTATCGATTGTAAAAACAACATTAAGACAAACAAATACTGAGCATGAGTTTCTGGAAATTGAAAACTTGAAGATTAATCAAAAAAAACATTTAGTTTACATTAATGGGCAGAAAATCAAATTGACAAATTCTCAATATAAGCTTCTTTTTTTTCTTGTGAAAAATCTCTATGTTGTATTTTCAAGAGAGAGACTTATAGAGGTTGTATATGCTGAATCAGATGCATCGTCGTTAAGAAGTATAGACAATCTCATTTCAGTAATCAGAAAAATTTTGGATGGAAGTGAGCTTAAAATTACAACTGTTTACGGAAAAGGTTATAAATTAGGACTTAAATAG
- a CDS encoding response regulator yields the protein MAKKILVIEDNPQIQLMLSKALMKKDYEVEIAKTGIEGLVLFQSIENIDLILLDIMMPEMNGLEFLEKYKSLENTVPVIMLTALSMKDKIVSSLKSGAIDYIIKPLDFNLLYEKIENVINRRDGDHFSILSINFLGEILLPDKTLKVKISNISENSIQIESDFEIPLEGIFSFKSDFLVSEYSIHCPLLLRAFKCEKEGSFYRTKATFVALTELEYKKIRSFTTKGEINE from the coding sequence ATGGCAAAAAAAATATTAGTCATTGAAGATAATCCGCAAATTCAGTTAATGCTCTCGAAAGCACTGATGAAAAAAGATTATGAAGTCGAAATCGCAAAGACAGGAATCGAGGGGTTGGTACTTTTTCAGTCGATTGAAAATATTGATTTAATCTTATTAGATATAATGATGCCTGAAATGAATGGGCTAGAATTTTTGGAAAAATATAAGAGTTTGGAAAATACTGTGCCAGTGATTATGCTCACTGCTTTAAGTATGAAGGACAAAATAGTAAGCTCTCTAAAATCAGGAGCAATAGATTATATAATTAAGCCTTTAGATTTTAATTTGCTATATGAAAAAATTGAAAACGTTATTAATAGAAGAGATGGAGATCATTTTAGTATTTTGAGCATCAACTTTCTTGGTGAAATATTACTCCCTGACAAGACATTGAAAGTTAAAATTTCAAATATTTCTGAAAACAGCATTCAAATAGAGTCTGATTTTGAAATTCCATTAGAAGGAATTTTTAGTTTCAAATCTGATTTCTTAGTAAGTGAATATTCAATCCATTGTCCTTTATTGCTTCGTGCTTTTAAGTGTGAAAAAGAAGGATCTTTTTATAGAACTAAAGCAACGTTTGTTGCTCTTACCGAATTGGAATATAAGAAAATACGCTCATTTACAACAAAAGGAGAAATCAATGAATAA
- a CDS encoding bifunctional (p)ppGpp synthetase/guanosine-3',5'-bis(diphosphate) 3'-pyrophosphohydrolase, with amino-acid sequence MFIAMLKVIVCSLFVSQSIAITKALDMIDLPFTNLYTMPSRAEMILKNSKKHQIEHREEVYDAYYCLLPLLRKNNVSLKLWFNEANIDIIIQELKPHERVSFARALQNISKFIEAGLKDEKYIILNSVPTKILSRVNKIQHEIDSLKLQHKNIIALAQAKHEVEFKHQYDGLGYSVHLREVRAVLKRFGIGPKDSMLGLVLGSAAWLHDIIEDTDLTYEDLQRDFNQLIALIVRGVSKVEKTEGMSSQERLRITYKLTTQHEGSRILKLADRIANVEKGLKLLLSGYPSKVSKYFQEWDLFYQSLYNPDDSPEMWAHLDRLLTDKVYAEKYIRMLLKYEHTDIICMNVFLKN; translated from the coding sequence ATGTTTATTGCGATGCTAAAAGTTATAGTTTGTTCACTTTTTGTCTCTCAATCAATTGCAATAACTAAAGCATTAGATATGATAGATCTTCCATTTACAAACCTCTATACAATGCCATCTAGAGCAGAGATGATTCTAAAAAATAGCAAAAAGCATCAAATAGAGCACAGAGAGGAAGTCTATGATGCTTATTACTGTCTTTTACCACTCCTTAGAAAAAATAATGTTTCATTGAAGCTTTGGTTTAATGAGGCAAACATTGACATCATTATACAAGAGTTAAAACCTCACGAAAGAGTTTCTTTTGCCAGAGCGCTACAAAATATATCAAAATTTATTGAAGCAGGATTGAAAGATGAAAAATATATTATTCTCAATTCAGTCCCTACTAAAATATTAAGTAGAGTGAATAAAATTCAGCATGAGATTGATTCTTTAAAACTTCAGCACAAAAACATCATCGCTTTAGCTCAGGCCAAACATGAAGTAGAATTCAAACATCAATATGATGGACTGGGATATTCAGTGCATTTGAGAGAAGTTAGGGCCGTTTTAAAAAGATTTGGAATTGGGCCAAAAGACTCAATGCTAGGTCTTGTCCTAGGTAGTGCGGCATGGTTACATGATATTATAGAGGATACTGATTTAACATATGAAGATCTTCAAAGAGACTTTAATCAATTAATTGCACTCATTGTAAGAGGAGTCTCAAAAGTCGAAAAAACTGAAGGAATGAGCAGTCAAGAGAGACTGAGAATAACTTATAAGCTCACTACGCAGCATGAAGGTTCACGAATCCTCAAGCTTGCAGATAGAATCGCAAATGTAGAAAAAGGTTTGAAACTCCTTTTGTCCGGATATCCTTCTAAAGTCAGTAAGTACTTTCAGGAATGGGACCTCTTTTATCAGTCTTTATATAATCCGGACGATTCTCCAGAAATGTGGGCACATCTTGATAGACTACTTACCGACAAAGTCTATGCTGAAAAATATATTCGGATGCTTTTAAAATATGAACACACAGATATCATTTGCATGAATGTTTTTCTTAAAAATTGA
- a CDS encoding OmpW family protein — protein MKNLFLSSLLVLCTTSAMASNFMARIRAVSVLPDTDGSVKQVSGSEIQINNESVPELDLSYFFNENFALETILGTATHSVSAKKVSSTTVDLGSVTLLPATIMAQFHFKGPFCKPYLGVGLNYTAYFGEQTTGSYKDISYDSKLGYALQFGADYEISKDFFINLDIKKYFMSTDVTVTPYSGSNLTAEVDINPLLLGFGIGHRF, from the coding sequence GTGAAAAATCTTTTTTTGAGTTCATTATTAGTCCTTTGTACAACAAGTGCAATGGCCTCTAATTTTATGGCCAGAATTCGTGCAGTTTCTGTACTTCCAGACACAGACGGAAGTGTAAAACAAGTTTCTGGAAGTGAAATTCAAATTAATAACGAATCTGTTCCAGAGTTAGATCTTTCTTATTTTTTCAATGAGAATTTTGCACTAGAAACTATACTTGGAACTGCAACTCATAGCGTAAGTGCAAAAAAAGTTTCAAGTACAACTGTAGATTTGGGAAGTGTCACCTTACTACCAGCGACCATTATGGCCCAATTTCATTTCAAAGGTCCTTTTTGTAAACCATATCTTGGAGTTGGTTTAAATTATACCGCCTATTTTGGAGAGCAAACTACTGGTAGTTATAAAGACATTAGTTATGATAGTAAATTGGGATACGCCCTTCAGTTTGGGGCAGACTACGAAATTTCTAAAGATTTCTTTATAAATCTAGACATAAAAAAGTATTTTATGTCAACTGATGTAACAGTTACTCCATACTCTGGTTCAAATCTTACTGCAGAAGTTGATATCAACCCGTTATTACTTGGATTTGGAATCGGGCATAGGTTCTAA
- a CDS encoding ATP-binding protein: protein MSNRLKFGTHSASFFKKLVLFQLCILILGLISTYLVSSFFYKDSFHKQTEEVIFSGIHLYEKFLYEKNLPPQNWCDLKLVETQTPRITVIDIDGKVLCDNRANKSLMDNHINRPEIIQALKLGKGKSTRFSNTIKLDMVYGAIKTIFNQKVTILRFALPMGNLASTIYNIQRSIFLILVPLFVFIMILNIWFSFKEESMIRGENEKLKEDLTANISHEVRTPLTALKGHIQVIQAQKENFPETLHSFIDRMAFTIDRLTQLFKDLLDLSSLENNQELFYEIASPEETTKRIISNLNQIYQAKRIKIQTKFLVDSFEVDTKILEQIITNLLDNAYKYTPSEGTIKIEWTTVDNKVHLSIEDTGIGISQKDISRIFERFYRVDASRSRELGGTGLGLAIVKHAVSQLNGEITVSSTLDLGTTFNVFFPSRQNA, encoded by the coding sequence ATGTCTAACAGACTAAAGTTTGGAACGCATAGTGCCTCATTTTTCAAAAAGCTTGTCTTATTTCAGCTTTGTATTTTAATATTAGGGCTTATTTCTACATATCTTGTTTCAAGTTTTTTTTATAAAGATTCGTTTCATAAACAGACTGAAGAGGTTATTTTTTCAGGGATTCACCTTTACGAGAAATTTCTTTATGAAAAAAATCTTCCTCCTCAAAATTGGTGTGATTTAAAATTGGTTGAAACCCAAACTCCTAGGATTACAGTCATAGATATTGACGGAAAAGTACTCTGTGACAACCGTGCAAATAAAAGCTTAATGGATAATCATATCAATCGCCCTGAAATAATTCAGGCCTTAAAATTAGGTAAAGGTAAATCTACTCGCTTCAGTAACACCATAAAATTGGACATGGTCTATGGAGCGATAAAAACAATATTCAATCAAAAAGTAACCATTCTTAGATTTGCCCTGCCTATGGGAAATCTAGCAAGTACAATTTATAATATACAAAGATCAATCTTTTTAATCCTAGTTCCACTATTTGTTTTTATTATGATTTTAAACATTTGGTTTTCATTCAAAGAAGAATCCATGATCCGAGGAGAAAATGAAAAACTGAAAGAAGATCTGACTGCAAATATTTCACATGAAGTGAGAACTCCTTTAACTGCATTAAAAGGACACATTCAAGTCATACAAGCACAAAAAGAAAACTTCCCTGAAACTCTTCATTCTTTCATTGATCGAATGGCATTCACAATTGATAGATTGACTCAACTCTTCAAAGACTTACTTGATCTTTCATCACTAGAAAATAATCAGGAGTTATTTTACGAAATTGCTTCACCAGAAGAAACAACCAAGAGAATCATAAGTAACTTGAATCAAATTTACCAAGCTAAAAGAATTAAGATTCAAACCAAATTCCTGGTCGACTCTTTTGAAGTCGATACAAAAATATTAGAACAAATCATTACAAATTTATTAGACAATGCTTACAAATATACACCATCCGAAGGTACTATAAAAATAGAATGGACAACAGTGGATAATAAAGTTCACCTTTCAATCGAAGATACAGGGATAGGTATTTCCCAAAAAGACATCTCAAGAATTTTTGAGCGATTTTATAGAGTTGATGCCTCACGATCTCGAGAATTAGGTGGCACAGGATTAGGTTTAGCAATTGTTAAACACGCAGTTTCACAATTAAATGGAGAGATTACTGTATCTAGCACTCTTGATTTGGGAACAACATTCAATGTGTTCTTTCCATCAAGACAAAATGCTTAG
- a CDS encoding AAA family ATPase: MNNFDQSVMGALSVAQTTAVDRKHTELAPEHLLWGLINTPQTVSSKKLKKYKNFTKSLLDKLPESTRSINMDQLRPSSKLSEWLTRASSEAIQAGRQDVGEADLLKFLKKFIPQLEVDFMDIFNQDEEENEVPHFLTNLNQLAESGKLDPVIGRTKEIRAVMEILGRRGKNNPVLVGPAGVGKTAIVEGLAESIVKGNVPDVLQGKIVYSLDMGALMAGTKYQGEFEERIQALLKFIKAKAADSILFIDEMHQLVGAGKTSGAMDAANLLKPALARGELNCVGATTPEEYQKYILGDSALDRRFRPVPVNEPSKEDAIEILMGIREKLEIHHGIKISDEAIYNSVILSTQYITDKNLPDKAIDLVDEACSAMKLSAEAMPADLAELEAEIRSKKILAEVDKKDNQIKKDIEKLSNEFELRKKQWEEDVLKLKRVSELKNQIDKLKFDLEQAERKQDYETASKIKYSLLPEVQAQVENTQHDWILKSEDIAKVISRQSGIPIEKILKSEQDKILNLESYLKQNVYGQDEVLHEISQTLITSHAGLSDESRPLGSFMLKGPSGVGKTETAKTISTFLFNTPNNLIRLDMSEFSEQHSVAKLIGAPAGYVGYDEGGILTEAVRKKPYSVILFDEIEKAHPNFSDILLQILDDGRLTDNKGRTIDFKNTIILLTTNSKNPEFDFKPEVLGRLDAICEYKPLDKSVMKSLIDKQVKLLNERLKSKHVQIKLDKKSYEKLTELGYDERYGARPLQSQFNKHIIRPLSHKLLKGELSEGDVEISWDNL, from the coding sequence ATGAATAATTTTGATCAATCGGTAATGGGTGCCCTTAGTGTTGCTCAAACAACAGCTGTTGATAGAAAGCATACAGAATTAGCACCAGAACATCTTTTGTGGGGATTAATTAATACTCCGCAGACAGTTTCGAGTAAGAAGTTAAAAAAATATAAGAATTTTACAAAGTCACTTTTGGATAAGTTGCCCGAATCAACACGCTCTATAAATATGGATCAACTTAGACCGTCAAGCAAGCTTTCAGAGTGGCTAACGCGAGCTTCATCTGAAGCAATTCAGGCCGGGAGACAAGATGTAGGAGAGGCCGATTTACTAAAGTTTTTAAAGAAATTTATTCCTCAATTAGAAGTAGATTTTATGGACATTTTTAACCAAGATGAAGAAGAAAATGAAGTCCCTCATTTTCTGACTAACCTCAATCAACTTGCCGAAAGTGGAAAATTAGATCCCGTTATAGGAAGAACTAAAGAAATTAGGGCCGTAATGGAAATTCTTGGTAGAAGAGGTAAAAACAATCCTGTTCTCGTTGGACCTGCTGGAGTAGGGAAGACTGCGATCGTTGAAGGTCTGGCCGAATCAATTGTCAAAGGTAATGTTCCTGATGTTCTTCAGGGGAAAATAGTTTATTCTCTTGATATGGGTGCTCTTATGGCCGGTACGAAATATCAGGGCGAATTTGAGGAAAGAATTCAGGCCCTCTTAAAATTTATTAAGGCCAAGGCCGCTGATTCTATTCTCTTTATTGATGAAATGCATCAGCTAGTTGGTGCAGGTAAAACCAGTGGCGCTATGGATGCTGCGAATTTATTAAAACCTGCTCTGGCCAGAGGTGAGCTCAATTGTGTAGGTGCAACCACTCCGGAGGAATATCAAAAATATATTTTAGGTGACTCTGCCCTTGACCGAAGATTTAGACCTGTACCAGTTAATGAACCTTCAAAAGAAGATGCGATTGAGATTTTGATGGGTATTCGAGAAAAACTAGAAATCCACCATGGAATTAAAATTTCAGATGAGGCCATTTATAATTCGGTAATTTTATCAACCCAATATATTACAGATAAAAATCTACCTGATAAGGCGATTGACTTGGTTGATGAGGCCTGCTCAGCTATGAAACTTTCAGCTGAGGCAATGCCAGCAGATCTTGCAGAATTAGAGGCCGAAATTCGTTCGAAAAAAATATTAGCTGAGGTTGATAAGAAAGATAATCAAATCAAAAAAGATATTGAAAAATTATCAAACGAGTTTGAACTAAGGAAAAAACAATGGGAAGAAGACGTCCTAAAACTTAAAAGGGTTTCAGAACTTAAAAACCAAATTGATAAGTTGAAATTTGATCTCGAACAAGCTGAGAGAAAACAAGACTATGAAACTGCTTCGAAAATCAAGTATTCTCTACTTCCTGAAGTTCAGGCACAAGTTGAAAATACACAACACGATTGGATCTTGAAGTCTGAAGATATAGCAAAAGTTATCTCTAGACAAAGTGGAATTCCAATTGAAAAGATTTTAAAATCTGAGCAAGATAAGATTTTAAATTTAGAAAGTTATTTAAAACAAAATGTCTATGGACAAGACGAGGTCCTCCATGAAATCTCTCAAACCTTAATAACCTCTCATGCTGGATTATCAGATGAATCAAGACCACTTGGCTCTTTTATGCTTAAAGGCCCAAGTGGAGTAGGGAAAACTGAGACGGCCAAAACAATATCTACGTTTTTATTTAATACACCAAACAACCTGATCAGATTAGATATGAGTGAGTTTTCAGAACAACATTCAGTTGCTAAACTAATTGGTGCTCCAGCAGGTTATGTTGGATATGATGAAGGGGGGATACTAACCGAGGCCGTTAGAAAAAAACCATATTCCGTAATTTTATTTGATGAAATAGAAAAGGCTCACCCTAATTTTTCTGATATTCTTCTTCAGATTCTTGATGATGGAAGACTGACAGACAATAAAGGAAGAACTATTGATTTTAAAAATACAATTATTCTCCTTACTACGAATTCAAAAAATCCAGAATTTGATTTCAAACCAGAAGTTCTTGGAAGGCTTGATGCTATTTGTGAATACAAACCTTTGGATAAGAGTGTAATGAAATCACTTATTGATAAGCAGGTTAAATTACTCAATGAGAGATTAAAATCTAAGCATGTACAAATCAAACTTGATAAAAAATCTTATGAAAAATTAACAGAACTTGGTTATGACGAGCGTTATGGTGCGAGACCATTACAATCTCAATTTAATAAGCATATAATACGTCCACTTTCACACAAATTGCTTAAGGGTGAATTGTCCGAGGGGGATGTTGAAATTTCTTGGGATAATTTATAA
- a CDS encoding PAS domain-containing protein encodes MISLENKLIKDLKEQIELERSKRLKLEEDLESHTRKLFENYNYTTKIFNTIGIGVIVTKEDGTIVFTNSYANEMLNIKQLAINLRIQNFISTPSNEDFMKKILSQKYNTNIEIECFLISGEKSTLPVNIDIVKMKRNKGNDEFIFSIKDLTEIRKREQKIKDMKDQLIESAYKEGIAENAVSVLHNIGNVLTSIMGRISSTKNREKLEFNNSLFEKLISHINKQNISLGNENSKIISMLNELLLEYRVFEKDNTENNNYVRKRCLHVSDIISSQQKYANFKDKQKVDLNLKEIVLNCLMIHEERIQKHNIDVNLNVDPLVIVKIEKIGLSQTLSNIYINAVDAILERKEKDPNFNSFKIEITSELDTLHNQCVLKVKDNGCGIEPSEKNKIFNFGFSTKLRGSGFGLHSCANFMQSNGGEIILKSEGPNKGCETLLIFN; translated from the coding sequence ATGATTTCACTTGAAAATAAATTAATTAAAGATTTAAAGGAACAAATTGAGTTAGAACGTTCAAAAAGATTGAAACTTGAAGAAGATCTAGAGAGTCATACGCGTAAGCTATTTGAAAACTATAATTACACGACAAAAATATTTAACACGATTGGAATTGGTGTTATCGTGACAAAAGAGGATGGAACTATAGTTTTCACAAATTCTTATGCTAATGAAATGTTAAATATTAAGCAACTAGCAATCAATTTAAGAATTCAAAATTTTATAAGTACTCCTTCAAATGAAGACTTTATGAAAAAAATATTGTCGCAAAAATATAATACCAATATTGAAATTGAATGTTTCCTCATATCTGGGGAGAAGTCTACATTACCTGTAAATATTGATATTGTAAAAATGAAACGAAATAAAGGAAATGATGAATTCATTTTCTCCATCAAAGATTTAACTGAGATTAGAAAACGTGAGCAAAAAATAAAAGACATGAAAGACCAATTGATTGAAAGTGCATACAAGGAGGGAATTGCTGAGAATGCGGTTTCCGTGCTTCATAATATTGGGAATGTACTTACTTCAATTATGGGAAGAATTTCAAGTACTAAAAATCGAGAGAAATTGGAGTTTAACAATTCACTATTTGAAAAACTAATCTCTCACATTAACAAACAAAATATTTCATTAGGCAATGAAAATTCTAAAATTATATCAATGCTAAATGAATTACTTTTGGAATACAGAGTATTTGAAAAAGATAACACTGAAAACAATAACTATGTTAGAAAAAGATGTTTACACGTTAGTGACATCATAAGTTCACAACAAAAATATGCTAATTTCAAAGATAAACAGAAAGTGGATTTAAATCTTAAAGAAATTGTCCTCAACTGTTTAATGATTCACGAAGAGCGGATTCAAAAGCATAATATTGACGTCAATCTCAATGTAGATCCTCTTGTAATAGTTAAAATTGAAAAAATTGGTTTATCTCAAACATTATCTAATATTTATATAAATGCAGTAGATGCAATTTTAGAAAGAAAGGAAAAAGATCCGAACTTCAATTCTTTCAAGATTGAAATCACTTCAGAACTTGATACTCTCCACAATCAATGTGTTTTGAAAGTGAAAGATAATGGTTGTGGTATTGAACCAAGTGAAAAAAATAAAATATTTAATTTTGGCTTTTCTACAAAACTTAGAGGATCTGGTTTCGGGCTCCATAGTTGTGCAAATTTCATGCAAAGTAATGGAGGAGAAATCATTTTAAAAAGTGAAGGCCCTAACAAAGGTTGTGAAACATTACTTATTTTTAATTAA
- a CDS encoding response regulator transcription factor, with the protein MPVLNGEKILIVEDEIDIVDVMKYHLQSAGYDVTAISNGQNALTEIQNNHFDLFILDRMLPGTNGIEICKFIRNFNQTKDHPILMVTALTRSENIIEGLDAGADDYITKPFDLNVLMARVKALLRRSQILISEGKTEPLVNSISEIGPIKVDTDQCEVWVYEEPIQLTLSEYKLLCLLLQSSRKVLSRKDLVKNIQGDEIHVTERTIDTHIFGLRKKLGDASKMIETIRGIGYRVTDNYV; encoded by the coding sequence GTGCCTGTTTTAAATGGAGAAAAAATTCTAATCGTTGAAGATGAAATCGATATTGTAGATGTTATGAAATATCACCTTCAATCTGCAGGATACGATGTTACGGCAATATCCAACGGGCAAAATGCTCTCACAGAAATACAAAATAATCATTTTGATCTTTTTATACTCGATAGAATGTTACCTGGAACGAATGGAATTGAAATTTGCAAATTTATCCGAAATTTTAATCAAACTAAAGACCACCCCATACTGATGGTAACTGCACTTACAAGATCTGAAAACATTATTGAAGGACTAGACGCCGGAGCAGATGACTACATAACAAAACCTTTTGATTTAAATGTCCTTATGGCCAGAGTGAAGGCACTTCTAAGAAGATCACAAATTCTGATATCTGAAGGAAAAACAGAACCTCTCGTGAATTCAATTAGTGAAATAGGCCCTATAAAAGTTGACACTGACCAATGTGAAGTTTGGGTCTATGAAGAACCTATTCAACTCACATTATCAGAATACAAATTATTATGTCTTCTCTTACAAAGTTCACGCAAAGTTCTAAGTAGAAAAGATCTCGTAAAAAATATCCAAGGAGATGAAATACATGTGACAGAAAGGACAATTGATACACATATATTTGGACTTCGAAAAAAACTTGGTGATGCCTCAAAAATGATTGAGACAATCAGAGGAATCGGTTACCGAGTAACGGATAACTATGTCTAA